In Bdellovibrionales bacterium, the following proteins share a genomic window:
- a CDS encoding SufD family Fe-S cluster assembly protein, with product MQTPFEAIRKYKILSEALLSRNGKYWSADQIALRENLFEKLEGSGFPLRNSKDWKYVNPQLFLRHDYSRANPPDFSIEDEKLEQILEHLASDSIVMVFINGHFSEKFSCQEKIAGLELHSLADVMRDAKLGSIASKSLLSLKHFEMSSGNSFSWLNGVLHEDGILLEVSPNTRIERPLVILHFALATDDMKWFSPFYRHFFNLGESSSVDLTLIYSGAPGVKSFSNVVTQIQQNASSRLNYHQIQEEASTSYHLCQCRNEIEQFATFNALSVGLGGRQSRQELLVDIKGPSDECAC from the coding sequence TTGCAGACCCCCTTTGAGGCAATTCGAAAATATAAGATTCTATCCGAAGCTTTGTTGTCTCGAAACGGCAAGTACTGGTCTGCTGACCAAATAGCCCTTCGAGAGAATTTATTCGAAAAACTTGAGGGAAGCGGCTTTCCTCTTCGAAACTCCAAGGATTGGAAATACGTTAATCCTCAATTATTTTTACGTCATGATTATAGCCGAGCGAATCCACCGGATTTCTCAATTGAAGATGAGAAATTGGAACAAATTCTCGAGCATCTGGCTTCGGATTCCATTGTCATGGTCTTTATCAATGGTCACTTCTCAGAGAAGTTTTCATGTCAGGAGAAAATTGCGGGACTCGAACTGCACTCACTCGCAGATGTTATGAGAGATGCAAAGCTGGGTTCAATTGCTTCCAAAAGTCTGCTCAGTCTTAAACATTTTGAAATGAGTTCAGGTAACTCTTTTTCGTGGCTGAATGGAGTTCTCCATGAGGACGGAATTTTACTAGAAGTCTCGCCCAATACTCGCATCGAAAGGCCTTTGGTTATACTCCATTTTGCGTTGGCGACAGATGATATGAAGTGGTTTTCTCCCTTTTATCGACATTTTTTTAATTTGGGAGAGAGTTCTTCCGTAGACCTAACATTGATTTATTCCGGCGCTCCTGGAGTAAAATCCTTCAGCAATGTGGTAACTCAGATTCAGCAGAACGCCTCAAGTCGCTTGAATTACCACCAAATCCAAGAAGAGGCTTCCACGTCTTACCATTTGTGCCAATGCCGAAATGAGATTGAACAATTCGCCACATTCAATGCTCTCTCGGTTGGTTTAGGAGGTCGACAATCTCGACAAGAACTCCTGGTTGATATCAAAGGGCCATCAGACGAATGTGCGTGTTGA
- a CDS encoding SufD family Fe-S cluster assembly protein, whose protein sequence is MRVDGICLAKDHQHQEFKTVMRHHKGRGNSHQLFKSIATDQSRIVFEGKIAIEPEAQNVNSSQLSKSLLLSSAAEIDTLPVLEIQADDVKATHGASIGQLDPEQIFYFQSRGIEQKNAEAMLTHGFVKDVLEIHQNLSGKTTPISQGLGIWLSQLLDDKTSKSELLT, encoded by the coding sequence GTGCGTGTTGACGGCATTTGCCTAGCAAAAGACCATCAACATCAGGAATTTAAAACTGTCATGCGCCATCATAAGGGGCGCGGAAACAGCCACCAGCTTTTTAAAAGTATTGCCACTGATCAGTCCAGAATCGTATTTGAAGGAAAAATAGCTATCGAGCCTGAAGCTCAAAATGTTAACTCAAGTCAGCTCAGCAAATCTCTGCTGCTCAGTAGTGCAGCTGAAATTGATACTCTGCCAGTTTTAGAAATTCAGGCTGATGACGTTAAAGCAACCCATGGGGCCAGTATCGGACAACTGGATCCGGAACAAATATTTTATTTTCAATCCCGAGGAATTGAACAGAAAAATGCCGAGGCTATGTTGACTCATGGATTTGTTAAAGACGTCCTTGAGATTCATCAGAACCTCTCTGGAAAAACGACCCCCATAAGCCAAGGACTGGGGATATGGCTGTCACAGCTCTTGGATGACAAGACAAGTAAATCGGAGCTTTTAACATGA
- a CDS encoding NifU family protein — MSIPAISPNDILVRAQDTPNPAALKFIINYAVKAEGRTTFHTIEECEEVPLARDLFVLPGVKQLYFFENTITITHDIDVIQANFEEQVISVIKTRLPTHNYHFLTAEDGPSKKGTIDRSHLSPELKQIEEILDRTIRPGLQADGGDIEILEFKDNELKIIYQGACGGCPSSMMGTLDAIQGILRHELKNEGLIVSPI; from the coding sequence ATGAGCATACCCGCCATTTCACCCAATGATATTTTGGTACGAGCCCAGGACACCCCGAACCCTGCAGCGCTTAAATTTATTATTAATTATGCTGTGAAAGCAGAGGGACGAACCACCTTTCATACAATCGAGGAATGCGAGGAAGTACCACTCGCAAGAGATCTATTTGTTTTACCTGGAGTAAAACAGCTCTATTTTTTTGAAAATACCATTACCATCACGCATGACATCGACGTGATCCAAGCCAACTTTGAAGAGCAAGTTATTTCCGTTATCAAAACCCGTTTGCCGACACACAATTACCACTTCCTGACTGCTGAAGATGGGCCCTCTAAAAAAGGGACGATTGACCGCTCTCATTTAAGTCCCGAGCTCAAACAGATTGAGGAAATCCTGGATAGAACGATTCGTCCTGGCCTACAAGCCGATGGAGGCGATATCGAAATCTTGGAATTTAAGGACAATGAACTCAAAATTATTTATCAAGGAGCCTGCGGCGGATGCCCAAGTTCGATGATGGGAACTCTCGACGCCATTCAGGGCATTCTCCGCCACGAACTTAAAAATGAAGGATTGATCGTATCGCCGATTTAA
- the ftsE gene encoding cell division ATP-binding protein FtsE, with protein sequence MIEFHHVYKTYAGPTCALNNICLKILKGEFVFLIGPSGAGKTTLFRLLSAYDLPSSGSLCVSGYQLREMRPRETAFFRRHIGVVYQDFRLLKRRTVFENVALPLEIRGDRTQYIQRRVSEILDEVGLAHKIRQCPEQLSGGEQQRVAIARALVHHPDVLVADEPTGNLDPDLSKEIMNLLEKVNAQGTTVFVATHDYSLINRHTRRVVEIRDGHVIKDA encoded by the coding sequence ATGATTGAATTCCATCATGTCTACAAGACATATGCCGGACCAACCTGTGCGCTAAATAACATATGCTTGAAAATCTTAAAGGGAGAATTTGTCTTTCTTATCGGCCCAAGTGGAGCCGGGAAGACAACTCTTTTCCGACTACTTTCTGCCTATGACCTCCCAAGTTCTGGCTCATTGTGCGTTTCCGGTTATCAATTGAGAGAAATGCGGCCGAGAGAAACCGCATTTTTTCGACGTCACATAGGAGTCGTTTACCAGGACTTTCGCTTGTTAAAAAGGCGCACCGTTTTTGAAAATGTTGCTCTCCCTCTCGAAATCAGAGGAGATCGAACACAGTACATACAAAGAAGAGTCAGTGAAATCCTAGATGAAGTGGGCTTAGCTCACAAAATCAGGCAATGTCCTGAACAGCTCTCCGGAGGGGAACAGCAGAGAGTGGCAATTGCCCGCGCTTTGGTCCATCATCCAGACGTCCTTGTCGCAGATGAGCCGACAGGAAATTTGGATCCAGATCTCAGCAAGGAAATTATGAATTTACTTGAAAAAGTCAATGCTCAAGGGACAACCGTGTTTGTCGCCACTCACGATTATTCATTGATCAATCGCCATACCCGTCGAGTCGTTGAAATTCGCGATGGTCATGTCATAAAGGATGCTTAA
- a CDS encoding peptidoglycan DD-metalloendopeptidase family protein, with protein sequence MTPALLIFMASIAPALTLAIGGEPQELTTPAKIESANTIEELAIDLHSTKEKFVISDENSRKLLGNLYDVNVKIKDMSKRRNRLTDEMLSAKGDTNSLAKSIVNLEDRIKKQRKLLSRRLRTLYKMGEHGTLETIFSSQTSFELDRNLAFLRRVADRDYEIIQDFESNIKSLESQRSKLKRNIQNLVLAQHRLKSRESILETEQKSKSKLLVQLRQVRQAHLAHLAGLRKRATEISHLNEIPSLLDESFFERKGTLPLPMQGEVLREYGVSQNDRYRFKTSHKGIFLVGVKGLPVKAVFDGLVQFAGLIDGYGNTVIIDHGDRYYSVYSHQSSINVKIGQKISEEQVIGLSGVNTHQEAGVYFEIRHFSGSIDPKPWMKWHDDIEKLRR encoded by the coding sequence TTGACCCCTGCCCTTCTCATATTCATGGCAAGCATTGCTCCTGCATTGACTTTGGCAATTGGGGGAGAACCTCAAGAATTGACGACGCCTGCAAAAATCGAATCCGCGAATACAATCGAAGAATTGGCGATTGATCTTCACTCTACAAAGGAAAAATTTGTCATTTCAGACGAAAACAGTCGGAAATTGCTTGGAAACCTCTACGATGTTAACGTTAAAATCAAGGACATGAGTAAAAGGAGGAACAGACTGACGGATGAGATGCTATCCGCAAAAGGTGATACGAATAGCCTCGCAAAATCAATTGTTAATTTGGAGGATCGCATAAAGAAACAGCGCAAACTTCTCTCGCGCAGACTGCGGACTCTCTATAAAATGGGAGAGCATGGAACCTTGGAAACCATTTTTTCTTCTCAGACGTCCTTTGAATTGGATCGTAACCTCGCTTTTTTGAGGCGGGTTGCAGACAGAGACTATGAGATTATTCAAGACTTTGAAAGTAATATCAAATCCCTTGAATCCCAGCGCTCAAAGCTAAAACGCAACATCCAAAATCTGGTCCTGGCACAACATCGACTCAAGTCACGAGAATCCATTCTCGAGACCGAACAAAAGTCTAAAAGCAAACTTTTGGTTCAGCTTCGCCAGGTCCGACAAGCTCATCTGGCCCATCTGGCTGGACTGCGCAAAAGAGCAACTGAAATCTCGCACCTCAATGAGATTCCCTCGCTGCTTGATGAAAGTTTTTTTGAAAGGAAAGGAACCCTACCTTTGCCCATGCAAGGCGAAGTCCTGCGAGAATACGGAGTTAGCCAAAATGATCGTTATAGATTCAAAACAAGCCACAAAGGTATATTTTTAGTAGGTGTAAAGGGACTGCCAGTAAAGGCTGTTTTTGATGGACTGGTCCAATTTGCAGGTCTAATAGACGGATACGGAAATACGGTGATCATAGACCATGGAGACCGGTATTACTCTGTTTACAGCCACCAAAGTTCTATTAATGTTAAGATAGGTCAAAAAATTTCCGAGGAGCAGGTGATTGGTCTCTCTGGTGTGAATACACATCAAGAGGCAGGTGTTTACTTTGAAATTCGGCATTTTTCAGGTTCGATTGATCCGAAACCTTGGATGAAGTGGCATGATGATATCGAAAAATTGCGACGATGA
- the tig gene encoding trigger factor, whose protein sequence is MKVNLEKLEGLAHRFSFEIAADKVSEAFEEAYKELQKSVSLKGFRKGKAPISVIRRQYGDRVKDDVLQNLVSDSYESALKEHSLDPIGYPQIRIDKFANNEEFIFSAEFEIRPQIDLKKFEGLSVEKEIAVVEDSRTQEVLENIQRSNAEMIPIFEDRPAQSGDVAEVAFEGFVDGKPLEGAQSDQHLLELGNKQFIEGFEEGVIGMKVGVTTSLNLAFPAEYHNTDVAGKPVVFHVTLKGLKRKALPEINDDLAKRAGPFESLEALKIQIRKDLEEAEQENIKSGLKDKILKALVAENPVEVPRSLHQRQKELLIEDVKKRMHQQGLSEMDFEEYKTKWDQDFNDSATFIVQSSFLVDAIADKLSLRPSHQDLHAKINEIAKQTGLEESRLNEYYHKPENQSRLSFQLMEEKVVSHLIDKAIIREVPKSAATE, encoded by the coding sequence ATGAAAGTGAATTTGGAGAAGTTGGAAGGTCTGGCGCACAGGTTTAGCTTTGAAATTGCGGCCGATAAAGTGAGTGAAGCATTTGAAGAGGCCTACAAGGAATTGCAAAAGAGTGTTTCCTTAAAGGGATTCAGAAAAGGCAAGGCGCCGATAAGCGTGATTCGCAGACAATATGGCGACCGCGTCAAAGATGACGTCCTCCAAAATCTAGTTTCGGACTCCTATGAGTCAGCTCTGAAAGAGCACTCTTTGGACCCTATTGGTTATCCGCAGATTCGCATTGATAAATTTGCAAATAATGAAGAATTTATTTTCTCCGCTGAATTTGAAATTCGACCTCAAATTGATCTGAAGAAATTTGAGGGTTTGAGTGTGGAGAAGGAAATAGCCGTTGTTGAAGATTCTCGAACTCAAGAAGTCTTAGAGAATATTCAAAGAAGCAATGCCGAGATGATTCCAATTTTTGAAGATCGGCCAGCCCAGAGTGGCGACGTTGCTGAGGTGGCCTTTGAAGGCTTTGTTGATGGCAAGCCACTGGAAGGGGCTCAATCCGACCAACATCTTTTGGAACTTGGGAACAAGCAGTTTATTGAAGGTTTCGAGGAGGGTGTCATTGGGATGAAGGTGGGTGTAACGACTTCCCTTAATCTCGCCTTTCCGGCTGAATATCACAATACGGATGTGGCAGGAAAACCAGTTGTTTTTCACGTCACCCTTAAGGGGCTAAAGAGAAAGGCATTACCAGAAATTAACGACGATCTGGCAAAGCGAGCAGGACCCTTCGAAAGTCTCGAGGCTCTCAAAATTCAAATTCGGAAGGATCTTGAGGAGGCTGAGCAAGAGAACATTAAAAGCGGGCTAAAAGATAAAATTCTCAAGGCCCTAGTGGCTGAAAATCCGGTGGAAGTTCCTCGCTCCCTCCATCAGCGCCAAAAGGAATTGCTCATCGAGGACGTGAAAAAGAGAATGCATCAGCAAGGTCTTTCAGAAATGGATTTTGAGGAATACAAGACAAAATGGGATCAGGATTTTAATGATTCGGCCACGTTTATTGTGCAATCAAGTTTTCTGGTCGACGCGATTGCGGATAAGCTCTCGCTGCGTCCCAGTCACCAAGATTTGCACGCTAAGATCAATGAAATTGCTAAACAGACGGGGCTCGAAGAATCCCGCTTGAATGAGTACTACCACAAGCCTGAGAATCAGTCTCGGCTCTCATTTCAGCTGATGGAAGAGAAAGTTGTTTCCCATCTGATAGACAAGGCCATTATCAGAGAAGTTCCAAAAAGTGCTGCAACTGAATGA
- a CDS encoding AAA family ATPase has product MNRIDQQILFISGKGGVGKSTVAASLALRLAQSGKKVLLVELNEQSHFQILLERPITYSPMEWRPNLWVSCWNGEACLREYFKHYVRIETLVDLFFKNVVMRTFIQAAPALREISILGKATSGIRGVGPAFEYDIVVIDAFATGHFRALLRAPKGLAEAVRFGPMGEQSRQIEAILKNPKNCQYRVVTLPEELPVSECQDLVENLRSEWGIAPKIICNRFWEIPGTKTDLSALKEDLSAREEEGIEFLRYLEVIIDRQQAAIHKLRSFAEGFDILPLQFCSTGTRLIDELAERIKINDFFVS; this is encoded by the coding sequence ATGAATCGTATCGATCAGCAGATCCTCTTCATCTCTGGCAAAGGCGGAGTGGGTAAATCTACGGTTGCGGCCAGCCTGGCTTTGCGTTTGGCGCAATCAGGCAAAAAGGTGCTTCTAGTCGAACTCAATGAGCAGAGCCATTTTCAGATTCTTTTGGAAAGGCCAATTACCTACTCTCCCATGGAGTGGAGACCCAATCTTTGGGTTTCTTGCTGGAATGGAGAAGCCTGTTTACGAGAATATTTCAAACACTATGTCCGAATCGAAACATTGGTGGACTTGTTCTTTAAAAATGTTGTTATGAGGACCTTTATTCAGGCCGCCCCCGCTCTCAGAGAAATATCCATTCTAGGCAAAGCAACCAGCGGAATTAGAGGCGTCGGTCCGGCCTTTGAGTACGACATCGTCGTTATTGATGCCTTTGCGACCGGACACTTTCGTGCCCTCTTGAGGGCCCCAAAAGGTCTCGCAGAGGCTGTTCGTTTTGGACCCATGGGTGAACAGTCCCGACAAATTGAAGCGATTCTCAAAAATCCAAAAAACTGCCAATACCGGGTGGTCACGCTCCCCGAAGAGCTGCCCGTTTCTGAGTGCCAAGATCTTGTTGAAAATTTGAGAAGCGAATGGGGAATTGCCCCAAAGATTATTTGCAACCGATTCTGGGAAATTCCTGGCACCAAAACAGACCTCAGCGCGCTCAAAGAGGACCTCAGCGCCCGAGAAGAGGAAGGAATTGAATTTTTAAGGTACCTCGAAGTGATTATAGATCGCCAACAAGCAGCCATCCATAAGCTTCGATCCTTTGCCGAAGGCTTTGATATCTTGCCTTTGCAGTTCTGTTCAACAGGCACTAGATTGATTGATGAGCTAGCAGAAAGGATCAAGATCAATGACTTCTTCGTTTCTTGA
- a CDS encoding ArsA family ATPase, with protein sequence MTSSFLDSHKIIVCAGTGGVGKTTLSACLGIFAAKRGRRVLVLTIDPARRLADALGISAQTDQEMKIDLKEASGSLTAVMVNPSFIFDRFIERAARSPERAQRILKNNLYKQMATTLSGSQEFTSLEKLSLSLESGLYDLIILDTPPAQHAVDFLYAPQKIYSLFQNSISQWFIKKPGSIGLLQELFSRGTKTTLTALEKITGSYFITELSDFFEGMAEIQNEVCARSIAIHRLLTGPECAFLLITGFDRANLDATEYFVSELRKGGYSLHSVIVNRCYPKWSPSDQTKADPRFQGIVDFHRKLSFFNQQKEIELEKFNRTLGPSTAVVRIPDLTADITGIEGLVRLANLMEPYLKGSIK encoded by the coding sequence ATGACTTCTTCGTTTCTTGATTCCCACAAAATTATCGTCTGTGCGGGCACGGGAGGCGTAGGCAAAACAACGCTGTCCGCCTGTTTAGGGATTTTTGCCGCAAAACGAGGCCGTCGCGTCCTTGTTCTAACCATAGATCCAGCACGACGCCTTGCTGATGCTTTGGGTATTAGCGCCCAAACAGATCAAGAAATGAAAATTGACCTCAAGGAGGCCTCCGGTTCTCTCACAGCGGTGATGGTAAATCCTTCCTTTATTTTTGATCGTTTTATTGAACGAGCCGCCCGTTCTCCCGAACGTGCACAACGAATTTTAAAAAATAATCTCTACAAACAGATGGCAACCACCTTGAGTGGATCCCAAGAGTTTACCTCTCTCGAGAAACTTTCTCTTAGTCTTGAGTCTGGTCTCTACGATCTTATCATCCTGGATACTCCACCAGCCCAGCATGCAGTTGATTTTCTCTATGCCCCACAGAAGATTTATTCCTTATTTCAGAATTCAATCTCCCAGTGGTTCATTAAGAAACCGGGTTCCATCGGACTGTTGCAAGAACTTTTTAGTCGAGGAACAAAAACTACGTTGACAGCACTTGAAAAAATAACCGGATCCTATTTCATCACTGAGCTATCTGACTTTTTTGAGGGAATGGCTGAGATTCAAAACGAGGTGTGTGCGAGGAGCATTGCCATCCATCGTTTGTTAACTGGGCCCGAATGCGCCTTCCTTCTAATTACCGGATTTGATCGAGCAAATTTGGATGCCACTGAATATTTTGTTTCAGAGTTACGCAAAGGTGGCTACAGCCTGCATTCAGTTATCGTAAATCGTTGCTACCCAAAATGGTCGCCAAGTGATCAGACCAAAGCTGATCCACGCTTTCAAGGAATTGTCGACTTCCACAGAAAACTCTCGTTCTTTAATCAACAAAAGGAGATCGAACTTGAAAAGTTCAATCGGACTCTCGGGCCATCCACAGCGGTTGTTCGAATCCCGGACTTAACAGCAGACATCACTGGAATCGAGGGTCTCGTTCGACTCGCAAACCTCATGGAACCTTATTTGAAGGGATCAATAAAATGA
- a CDS encoding EI24 domain-containing protein: MDSLKRFAQGFSFLFKGIVLLMTTPDLRRWTFVPFIVNFVLFVLGFYLGIAFLPSMVASAMALISADPTSIIVTAAYYLAFALFWIAFVILWTYVFFLIAGAVASPFNSVLAERALISLGLLSKDASQPKGWLGTFFRGIPTATAKLVFSLLLGGFIFLMSFIPVLFFCSSFLALLILAIDILDHSFEIYEMKFYERVKFVRTIFPELLGMTAALALSLAFPGMIILLMPIAVVGGAAVLKSLPSAIRSPLDSRYHSP; encoded by the coding sequence TTGGACTCTTTGAAGAGATTTGCTCAAGGATTTTCATTTCTATTTAAAGGGATCGTCTTGCTTATGACCACACCTGATCTCCGGCGCTGGACCTTTGTCCCATTTATCGTCAATTTCGTTTTGTTTGTCCTCGGGTTTTATCTGGGAATAGCTTTTTTGCCTTCGATGGTCGCCTCTGCAATGGCTCTGATTTCTGCGGATCCGACAAGTATTATTGTCACAGCTGCATACTACCTTGCATTTGCTCTTTTCTGGATTGCCTTTGTTATTCTATGGACCTACGTGTTTTTCCTCATTGCAGGTGCTGTCGCTAGCCCCTTCAATTCTGTTTTGGCCGAAAGGGCCCTTATCTCTTTGGGACTTCTCAGCAAAGACGCCTCACAACCAAAGGGATGGTTGGGAACATTCTTCAGAGGCATACCCACTGCGACAGCGAAGCTTGTTTTTTCCTTGCTCCTTGGCGGCTTTATTTTTTTAATGTCGTTTATTCCTGTCTTATTTTTCTGTTCCTCATTCTTAGCTCTTTTGATTCTTGCAATTGACATCCTGGACCATTCGTTCGAAATCTATGAAATGAAATTCTATGAACGCGTTAAATTTGTTCGGACAATTTTTCCAGAACTGCTTGGCATGACTGCTGCCTTGGCTCTGAGCCTCGCTTTTCCAGGTATGATAATTCTGTTAATGCCAATCGCCGTTGTTGGAGGAGCTGCCGTCCTCAAGTCCCTGCCATCGGCAATAAGGAGCCCTCTTGATTCACGATACCATTCACCGTAA
- the gshA gene encoding glutamate--cysteine ligase, whose product MIHDTIHRKIVENRARVDSWFRTKSTGLSFPFYSSFDIRDSGVMIAPVDANIFPAGFNNICLVDRERAVDIVRKYLDIHYGPKIEKIALLTEEHTTNLFYWDNVAVLFDFLNQSGHVTKIAFPRALKETISLTNAAGRNLKIFGAEVVNGQVVVDGEKIDLVICNNDFSHSYEGFVKDLKTPMNPPHTMGWHRRRKSEFFDLYNRLAFEFAEIIDIPTKFIQVDTELFPHFDLANSENLENLATSVDNFLERLAIKYEELGIKQKPFAFIKNNAGTYGLGVVHVNSGNDVREWNYKARKKMKAAKGGREIVEVIIQEGIPTRIVTESETAEPSIYMIGCHLAGGFLRAHSKKGPNESLNSPGVVFKKLCVSDLRVAIEGASMENVYGWLAKLGFLAIAYEAKQSKVEFVGYKAGCSL is encoded by the coding sequence TTGATTCACGATACCATTCACCGTAAAATTGTAGAGAACCGCGCTCGTGTTGACTCCTGGTTTCGAACAAAAAGCACAGGGCTTTCGTTTCCATTTTATTCGAGTTTCGATATTCGTGATTCGGGTGTCATGATTGCCCCTGTCGACGCCAATATTTTTCCGGCAGGTTTCAATAATATTTGCCTAGTAGACAGGGAGCGGGCAGTTGATATTGTGCGTAAGTATTTGGATATTCATTACGGTCCCAAAATCGAAAAGATAGCTCTTTTGACCGAAGAACATACAACAAATCTTTTTTATTGGGATAACGTCGCCGTCCTTTTTGATTTTTTGAATCAATCGGGACATGTGACAAAAATTGCTTTTCCTAGAGCATTAAAGGAGACCATCTCCTTAACAAATGCAGCCGGAAGAAACTTAAAGATATTTGGCGCCGAAGTAGTGAATGGTCAGGTTGTGGTTGATGGAGAAAAGATAGACCTCGTTATTTGCAATAATGACTTTTCTCATTCCTATGAGGGATTCGTCAAGGATCTGAAGACCCCCATGAATCCTCCTCATACTATGGGCTGGCACAGAAGGCGGAAAAGCGAGTTTTTTGACCTCTATAATCGCCTCGCCTTCGAATTCGCCGAGATTATAGACATTCCCACTAAATTCATTCAAGTCGACACAGAACTCTTTCCCCATTTCGATCTCGCAAACAGTGAGAACCTGGAAAACTTGGCTACCTCTGTTGATAATTTTCTTGAACGCCTTGCAATTAAATATGAGGAATTGGGAATAAAACAAAAACCTTTTGCCTTTATTAAAAATAATGCAGGAACTTATGGTTTGGGGGTCGTTCATGTTAACTCTGGAAATGATGTAAGAGAGTGGAATTATAAAGCACGAAAAAAGATGAAGGCCGCAAAGGGAGGACGCGAGATTGTGGAAGTCATTATTCAGGAAGGAATCCCCACTCGAATTGTCACAGAGTCTGAAACCGCCGAACCTTCTATTTACATGATTGGATGTCATCTCGCCGGAGGATTTTTGCGTGCTCACAGCAAGAAGGGACCAAACGAGAGTCTCAACTCTCCCGGAGTCGTTTTCAAAAAACTCTGCGTTTCTGACTTGAGAGTAGCTATCGAGGGAGCCTCAATGGAAAATGTCTATGGTTGGCTCGCAAAATTGGGATTTTTAGCGATCGCCTACGAAGCTAAGCAGTCAAAAGTCGAGTTTGTGGGTTACAAAGCCGGCTGTTCTCTTTAG